A part of Numenius arquata chromosome 2, bNumArq3.hap1.1, whole genome shotgun sequence genomic DNA contains:
- the CARD10 gene encoding caspase recruitment domain-containing protein 10, translating to MADLLFPFILPALENASLQACSLSEQEEEEDTIWEKIESARHQLTRSLNPAKLTPYLRQCRVIDEQDEEEVLNSCRFPCKSNQTGYLMDILRRRGKRGYEAFLESLEFYYPEHYTRLTGREPAQRCSMILDEEGPEGLTQFLMMEVKKVRAQRKEHLLKEHQLQVKNQALEQEQARLEQQLQELLKVQERCKRLREEWDTNSVELLRLKDENYMMAMRYAQLCEEKNMAVLRSRDLQLVVDQLKCKVTSLEEECSLLRKQASVLPQREAEERGHPDTVSELWAENQRLTASLQELQGMLQTPGEGPVPGSEQILLDILEHDWKEAQDDRQDLCQKLNSLQNELQWAEELRDKYLQEVEDLQLKYRTLQKDCDLYKHRMNTVLLQLEEIEKERDQAIQSRDGVQLQYSQSLIEKDQYRKRVRALEEERDELLSKLSQAEGLNSTLEAQLQRCQGSRSLGKMCSSSYSLCSNLSSTWSLIDNPTSFTTGLVDALGVSAIPFPGDSAIQSMEVTPDSEKDINRLSTFPFPPCIGSILRRQREDRCMPYKSLSCGSFSSIEDATGSGFASASLGAFSSSSSSTYARVKSEICLSMLPSREEVTRRSLVVQLTSMGHPSNTSPQKKRLGADISILGGNRTGIYVQWVKPGSRVEDAGLREGCRLIELRVPSLKEEVLSLENCTREVAYLSLLHWDEPSSLVFQMDLEGYQPLREALEEGKKFSGDSFYVRTNLSLLESSDPYALCVKCREILHVTDTMHKGRLEWYCSRVDPLTMRDLDKGTVPNYSRAHQLLKIQEKGQMPGQQRGHKNNLKKRALDQLRLVKSKPQRSSEQPPQQLWLDPCSDPDMSLKPYSLVRPVVVKTPRPVVLSPNCIAPRLIRNLLDLPTSRLDFHVCPAEKLAEGDPSAAHAQEHPVARSAPQDRRESGRIRMIREAMEKNKHCLLELGVQSVRDLIKSEIYPIVIHVEVTEKNVRGLRSLLGKVGQRDSEVLKVCRGAEQALHALPCSWARVEPHAWSHAEELPKVVRGCIFQEQTRPLWIEEGDD from the exons atgGCGG acctcctctttccttttatcCTCCCAGCCCTGGAGAATGCCTCTCTCCAAGCCTGCAGCCTCTCGgagcaagaggaggaagaagacacCATCTGGGAGAAGATTGAGAGTGCACGGCACCAGCTGACCCGCTCCCTGAACCCTGCAAAGCTCACCCCGTACCTGCGCCAGTGCCGTGTGATAGATgagcaggatgaggaggaggtgCTGAATTCATGCCGTTTCCCGTGCAAGAGCAACCAGACAG GTTACCTGATGGACATCCTCCGGCGCCGTGGGAAGCGAGGCTACGAAGCCTTCCTGGAGTCTTTAGAGTTCTACTACCCAGAGCACTACACCCGGCTGACAGGGAGGGAGCCAGCCCAGCGCTGCTCTATGATCCTGG ATGAGGAAGGCCCTGAGGGACTAACTCAGTTCCTGATGATGGAGGTGAAGAAGGTGAGGGCTCAGCGGAAGGAGCACCTGCTGAAGGAGCACCAGCTCCAGGTGAAAAACCAGGCATTGGAGCAAGAGCAGgcccggctggagcagcagctgcaggagctccTGAAGGTGCAGGAGCGTTGCAAGCGCCTGAGAGAGGAGTGGGACACCAACAGTGTGGAGCTGCTGAGGCTGAAGGATGAAAATTACATGATGGCCATGCGCTATGCGCAGCTCTGTGAGGAGAAGAACATGGCCGTGCTGCGGAGCCGGGACCTGCAGCTGGTG GTGGaccagctgaaatgcaaagtGACCAGCCTGGAGGAGGAGTGCAGCCTGCTGCGGAAACAGGCATCTGTGCTGCCCCAGCGAGAGGCAGAGGAGCGGGGCCACCCTGACACCGTGTCCGAGCTGTGGGCTGAGAACCAGCGGCTCACGGCAtcactgcaggagctgcagggcatGTTGCAG ACGCCTGGTGAGGGCCCAGTGCCAGGCTCTGAGCAGATCCTGCTGGACATCCTGGAGCACGACTGGAAGGAAGCCCAAGATGACCGGCAGGACCTCTGCCAGAAACTCAACTCCTTGCAGAATGAGCTGCAGTGGGCTGAAGAGCTGAGGGATAAG TACCTCCAGGAGGTGGAAGATCTGCAGCTGAAATACCGGACGCTGCAGAAAGACTGTGATCTCTACAAGCATCGTATGAAcacagtgctgctgcagctggaggagattGAAAAAGAGCGGGACCAG GCAATCCAGAGCCGCGATGGGGTGCAGCTACAATACTCCCAGAGCCTGATCGAGAAGGACCAGTACCGCAAACGCGTGCGGGCCCTGGAGGAGGAGCGGGACGAGCTCCTAAGCAAGCTGAGCCAGGCAGAAGGGCTGAACAGCACTCTGGAGGCACAGCTGCAGCGGTGCCAAGGCAGCCGCAGCTTGGGCAAG ATGTGCAGCTCTTCCTACTCCCTCTGCTCCAacctcagcagcacctggagccTCATAGACAACCCTACCAGCTTTACGACTGGACTTGTGGATGCACTGGGGGTTTCTGCTATCCCGTTCCCAGGGGATTCGGCCATCCAGAGCATG GAGGTGACTCCTGACAGCGAGAAGGATATCAACCGCCTTtccaccttccctttccctccgTGCATTGGCTCCATCCTCCGTCGGCAGCGGGAAGATAGGTGCATGCCCTACAAAAG CTTGTCCTGTGGCTCCTTTAGCAGCATTGAAGATGCAACAG GCAGTGGTTTTGCTAGCGCCTCGCTTGGggccttctcctcttcttccagcaGCACCTACGCCAGGGTGAAGTCGGAGATCTGCTTGTCCATGCTTCCCAGTCGTGAGGAGGTCACTAGGAG GTCACTGGTGGTACAGCTCACTAGCATGGGTCACCCTAGCAACACTTCACCCCAGAAGAAGAGGCTCGGAGCagacatctccatccttggagggaACAGGACAGGGATTTATGTCCAGTGGGTCAAGCCAGGCTCACGAGTCGAGGATGCAGGACTCCGAGAAGGGTGCCGGCTCATTGAG CTGAGAGTGCCATCGCTGAAGGAAGAGGTGCTTTCCCTGGAGAACTGCACGCGGGAGGTCGCCTACCTGAGCCTGCTGCATTGGGATGAGCCCTCCAGTCTTGTCTTTCAGATGGACCTGGAAG GATACCAGCCTTTGCGTGAAGCCCtagaagaagggaagaagtttTCTGGAGACTCGTTCTACGTACGCACCAACTTGTCCCTCTTGGAGTCGTCAGACCCTTATGCGCTGTGTGTCAAGTGTCGGGAGATTCTCCATGTCACGGACACCATGCACAAAGGGCGGCTGGAGTGGTACTGCTCTCGCGTTGATCCCTTGACCatgagggacctggacaaggggacagtgCCCAACTACAGCAG GGCTCACCAGCTATTGAAGATCCAGGAGAAGGGCCAGATGCCTGGGCAGCAGAGGGGCCACAAAAATAAT CTAAAGAAACGGGCCTTGGACCAACTGCGCCTGGTGAAATCCAAACCACAGAGGAGCTCAGAACAGCCCCCTCAGCAGCTGTGGCTGGACCCCTGCTCAG ACCCGGACATGAGCCTGAAGCCTTACAGCCTGGTGCGCCCTGTGGTGGTCAAGACACCCCGTCCTGTGGTGCTGTCACCTAACTGCATTGCACCACGGCTCATCAGGAACCTGCTGGACTTGCCCACCTCTCGCCTGGACTTCCATGTGTGCCCAGCAG AGAAGCTGGCAGAAGGGGATCCCAGTGCCGCTCATGCTCAGGAGCACCCTGTGGCTAGAAGTGCCCCCCAGGACCGGAGGGAGAGTGGGCGAATCCGTATGATCCGGGAGGCGATGGAGAAG AATAAACACTGCCTACTAGAGCTGGGAGTTCAGAGTGTGAGGGATCTAATTAAAAGTGAAATATACCCCATCGTTATCCATGTCGAGGTCACTGAGAAGAATGTTAGAGGACTCAG GAGCTTGCTGGGGAAGGTGGGCCAGCGAGACTCAGAGGTGCTGAAGGTGTGCCGTGGTGCGGAGCAGGCTCTCCATGCTCTGCCATGCTCCTGGGCCCGTGTGGAGCCCCACGCCTGGAGCCACGCCGAGGAGCTGCCCAAAGTGGTTCGGGGATGCATCTTCCAAGAGCAAACCCGCCCGCTGTGGATTGAGGAGGGTGACGACTGA